Proteins co-encoded in one Papilio machaon chromosome 24, ilPapMach1.1, whole genome shotgun sequence genomic window:
- the LOC106715864 gene encoding TGF-beta-activated kinase 1 and MAP3K7-binding protein 1, with product MIARPWTEDLPKCQNTCVASYFSQISGNVNSTDDYLCFYCQTEDGSCLYGVFEPHNGLDAARFIMQRMAVEMLLPPPSISNSDEEIRDRLRNAFVSVEKAYIENYDGMIAERTCLQYRLQTLNETQISQNCDNILSRLKEIDQHLSGGATVVIALVHNNKLFVANVGETRALLCRTDDNSVLRVVQLTVDHSLNNEDELLRLSQLGLDVNKLRNAQYLGNQSGTRCLGNYLVKGLYKAFPNIGTAASEPVVAAPEIHGPIALDESCRFLVLVSAGVYKRIQEVRGCSEQTNKQLAQIIVENFRKQTDFTKVSHSVLGEIEDEFLTYCNKNNLTPKANTHVTLIIRNFNFLPPVPQNDTINLRNPVHKQNERSSVRFNPIVQSKSNTLLNEIDSEIDTSGTIDIGTNDSNIDTNQSNDSDISSCRPYDRDRKIKGYVDFTCYYENVAKARKNGTLPGFIK from the exons ATGATAGCCAGACCTTGGACGGAAGATTTGCCGAAGTGTCAGAACACTTGCGTTGCGTCGTATTTCTCTCAGATAAGTGGAAATGTTAACTCCACTGACGATTACCTCTGCTTCTACTGCCAAACTGAAGACGGATC atgtCTTTATGGAGTATTTGAACCGCACAATGGCTTGGATGCAGCAAGATTTATCATGCAACGTATGGCAGTGGAAATGTTGTTACCACCACCATCTATTAGTAATTCAGATGAAGAGATACGGGATAGACTGAG GAATGCATTTGTGTCTGTTGAAAAGGCTTACATAGAGAACTATGATGGTATGATAGCTGAACGAACCTGCTTGCAATACAGACTACAAACATTGAACGAAACACAG aTATCACAAAACTGTGATAATATTCTGTCCCGTTTAAAAGAGATAGATCAACATCTGTCAGGTGGCGCTACTGTAGTTATAGCACTAGTACACAATAACAAGTTATTTGTGGCCAATGTGGGAGAGACGAGGGCGCTACTGTGTCGCACTGATGATAATTCTGTTTTGAGAGTTGTGCAACTGACTGTTGATCATAGTCTGAATAATGAAGATGAATTGCTACGGCTCTCGCAGTTGGGGCTGGATGTTAATAAGTTGAGGAATG CTCAATATTTAGGTAATCAATCAGGTACACGTTGCCTGGGCAACTACCTAGTGAAGGGTCTGTACAAAGCCTTCCCCAACATCGGCACAGCGGCCTCAGAGCCAGTGGTGGCTGCTCCGGAGATACATGGACCTATAGCACTTGATGAATCTTGCag attcTTAGTTCTAGTCAGTGCTGGAGTTTATAAACGTATACAAGAAGTTCGAGGTTGCAGTGAACAGACAAACAAACAGCTGGCACAAATAATAGTAGAGAATTTCAGAAAACAAACGGATTTCACCAAAGTCAGTCACTCAGTACTCGGAGAGATTGAAGATGAATTCCTgacttattgtaataaaaataacctaacACCGAAAGCGAACACTCATGTTACTTTGATAATAagaaatttcaattttctaCCACCTGTACCACAAAACGATACCATAAACTTGAGAAATCCCGTCCATAAACAAAACGAACGATCATCTGTAAGATTCAATCCGATCGTACAATCGAAATCGAATAcacttttaaatgaaatcgaTTCGGAAATCGATACATCGGGTACTATCGATATAGGTACGAATGATAGTAATATCGATACGAATCAATCGAATGATTCGGATATATCGAGTTGTAGACCGTATGATAGGGACAGAAAGATAAAAGGTTATGTCGATTTTACCtgttattatgaaaatgtagCTAAAGCTAGAAAAAATGGTACATTACCtggttttataaaatga
- the LOC106715863 gene encoding transcription factor BTF3 homolog 4, producing MNTEKLKKLQSQVRIGGKGTPRRKKKVVHATAATDDKKLQSSLKKLSVNTIPGIEEVNMIKDDGTVIHFNNPKAQASLAANTFAITGHGENKQIAEMLPGILSQLGPEGLSQLKRLASSVTAPKPLDEDDEVPNLVGNFDEASKQEAKEVITEEKEKEEVKEPEKEKAPEKAPETETKAAEKKSD from the coding sequence ATGAACACCGAAAAACTGAAAAAACTGCAGTCTCAAGTTCGTATCGGCGGCAAGGGTACACCGAGGCGTAAGAAGAAGGTTGTACATGCGACCGCAGCCACAGATGACAAGAAACTGCAGTCATCACTAAAGAAACTATCAGTTAACACTATCCCCGGCATCGAAGAAGTAAATATGATTAAAGATGACGGCACAGTTATTCATTTTAACAATCCAAAAGCACAGGCCTCATTGGCGGCTAACACTTTCGCTATTACTGGCCATGGAGAAAATAAGCAAATTGCAGAAATGCTCCCGGGCATCCTTAGCCAACTGGGACCGGAGGGTTTGAGTCAGCTGAAGAGGCTGGCGTCGAGCGTAACGGCGCCAAAGCCGCTTGATGAGGATGACGAAGTACCTAACCTCGTCGGCAACTTTGACGAAGCTTCCAAACAGGAGGCCAAAGAGGTTATAACCGAGGAGAAGGAGAAGGAAGAAGTGAAAGAACCGGAGAAAGAGAAGGCTCCAGAAAAAGCCCCTGAAACAGAAACCAAAGCGGCCGAGAAGAAATCCGATTAA